The Microbacterium sp. LWH7-1.2 genome window below encodes:
- a CDS encoding response regulator transcription factor: MSTPSDELKTAVIIEDDTEIRHVLAEVLESSGFSTVSVGNGIDGVRAVLTYKPVLTTIDVNMPGIDGIEAAKRIRAQSDTYIIMLTGMNDEADVIAGLGAGADDYLLKPFRPRELRARVEALMRRRTTDAERAVAAPAAPSQGSVGPSFPGVRPTTTAVPTAPAIDDRDLAKPATVIVPAGAASVALNGDADGEWLTHRDLRLHPENRIVLIDGEELDLTRTEFDLLATLLESKRRVRSKADLTLVLRGESYVTSYFVGDADKRAVEAHMTNLRRKLGESAANPRYIETVRGVGYRLTSEG, from the coding sequence ATGAGCACCCCTTCTGACGAGCTGAAGACAGCGGTCATCATCGAGGACGACACAGAGATCCGCCACGTCCTGGCCGAGGTCCTCGAATCGTCGGGGTTCTCGACCGTCTCCGTCGGCAACGGCATCGACGGCGTGCGGGCGGTGCTCACCTACAAACCGGTGCTCACGACGATCGACGTCAACATGCCCGGCATCGACGGCATCGAGGCGGCCAAGCGCATCCGCGCCCAGTCCGACACGTACATCATCATGCTCACCGGCATGAACGATGAGGCCGACGTCATCGCGGGTCTAGGCGCCGGCGCCGACGACTACCTCCTCAAGCCCTTCCGCCCCCGCGAGCTGCGCGCCCGCGTCGAGGCGCTCATGCGGCGCCGGACCACCGACGCGGAGCGCGCCGTGGCCGCGCCGGCCGCGCCCTCACAGGGAAGCGTCGGTCCGTCGTTCCCCGGCGTGCGGCCGACGACCACCGCCGTGCCGACCGCGCCCGCGATCGACGACCGCGACCTCGCGAAACCCGCGACCGTCATCGTGCCGGCGGGCGCAGCATCCGTCGCCCTGAACGGCGACGCCGACGGCGAATGGCTGACGCACCGCGACCTGCGGCTGCACCCCGAGAACCGCATCGTGCTGATCGACGGCGAGGAGCTCGATCTCACTCGCACCGAGTTCGACCTGCTCGCGACGCTGCTGGAGTCCAAGCGGCGCGTGCGCAGCAAGGCCGATCTCACGCTGGTGCTGCGCGGCGAGTCCTACGTGACCAGCTACTTCGTGGGCGACGCCGACAAGCGCGCGGTCGAGGCGCACATGACGAACCTGCGACGCAAGCTCGGCGAGAGCGCCGCGAACCCGCGGTACATCGAGACCGTGCGCGGCGTCGGGTACCGGCTCACGTCCGAAGGCTGA
- a CDS encoding VanZ family protein — translation MHLRRTQGRGIRLLVVYGGVLALIAFWPTPVDRGASALLDAITRAVPWLTYDLIETVANVALFMPFGVLLALALPLHRGLVVPIAVATTLVIESGQALLLSERTPSLRDIVANVLGAAIGLAIVHLMERRKIPE, via the coding sequence GTGCACCTTCGTCGCACGCAGGGGCGCGGCATCCGTCTGCTCGTCGTCTACGGTGGGGTGCTCGCGCTCATCGCGTTCTGGCCGACACCCGTGGATCGTGGAGCGTCCGCCCTCCTCGACGCGATCACGCGCGCCGTTCCGTGGCTGACGTACGACCTCATCGAGACGGTCGCGAACGTGGCGCTGTTCATGCCGTTCGGCGTGCTGCTGGCGCTCGCGCTTCCGCTGCACCGGGGGCTCGTCGTGCCGATCGCCGTCGCCACCACGCTCGTCATCGAGTCGGGGCAGGCGCTGCTCCTCTCCGAGCGCACGCCGAGCCTGCGCGACATCGTCGCCAACGTGCTGGGCGCTGCGATCGGCCTCGCGATCGTGCACCTGATGGAGCGGCGCAAGATTCCGGAGTGA
- a CDS encoding glycoside hydrolase family 6 protein, which yields MPTSRRTLTIAAITGVVVVVAVVAAVVLPRGQAPEPPGPGTKIVASELSKATDAATRAADGSPEQAAAEYLSEQPTAVWLTPEGDPVDVVGERIAGLAAQARDQSARIAVVVYGLPERDCGGESAGGLDGDAYVEWTQAIGDALREAADTAPIVILEPDSLALAPECGNVDERIAQLSAAVEAIAADSTWIYVDGGHSNWLAPAEMAALIEQLDHASRGEGGRGIRGFATNVSNFQKTDHEVAYAHDVAGRLDGLRAVIDTGRNGAGSNGEWCNPPGRLVGEAGGAIGDDVVDTNLWVKPPGESDGDCNGGPAAGRWFPDAAVELTRDVVAD from the coding sequence GTGCCGACCTCGCGACGGACCCTCACGATCGCGGCGATCACGGGCGTCGTGGTCGTCGTCGCGGTCGTCGCGGCCGTCGTGCTCCCGCGCGGGCAGGCTCCCGAGCCGCCGGGCCCGGGTACCAAGATCGTCGCCTCCGAGCTCTCGAAGGCGACGGATGCCGCGACCCGCGCCGCCGACGGCAGCCCCGAGCAGGCCGCGGCGGAGTACCTGAGCGAGCAGCCCACGGCCGTGTGGCTCACGCCCGAGGGCGACCCCGTGGACGTCGTCGGCGAGCGCATCGCGGGCCTCGCGGCCCAGGCGCGCGACCAGTCCGCACGCATCGCGGTGGTCGTCTACGGCCTGCCGGAGCGGGACTGCGGCGGCGAGTCCGCGGGCGGCCTCGACGGCGATGCGTACGTCGAGTGGACGCAGGCGATCGGCGACGCGCTGCGCGAGGCCGCCGACACGGCGCCGATCGTGATCCTCGAACCCGACAGCCTCGCCCTCGCGCCCGAGTGCGGCAACGTCGATGAGCGCATCGCGCAGCTGAGCGCCGCGGTCGAGGCGATCGCCGCGGACAGCACGTGGATCTACGTCGACGGCGGCCATTCGAACTGGCTGGCGCCGGCGGAGATGGCCGCGCTCATCGAGCAGCTCGACCATGCCTCACGCGGGGAGGGCGGCCGCGGCATCCGTGGGTTCGCCACCAACGTGTCGAACTTCCAGAAGACAGACCACGAGGTCGCCTACGCCCACGACGTCGCCGGACGGCTCGACGGACTGCGCGCGGTCATCGATACCGGCCGCAACGGCGCGGGTTCGAACGGCGAATGGTGCAACCCGCCCGGCCGACTCGTCGGCGAGGCGGGCGGCGCGATCGGCGACGACGTCGTCGACACGAACCTGTGGGTCAAGCCGCCAGGCGAGAGCGACGGCGACTGCAACGGCGGCCCGGCCGCCGGACGCTGGTTCCCGGACGCCGCCGTCGAGCTCACGCGGGACGTCGTCGCGGATTGA
- a CDS encoding DUF4012 domain-containing protein produces MTRGIVTRSEPEGAQTGAVLDAEATPVATRHRRAWPWIVVALLTVLLVGGVVAGAFAMQFWSEAQRARAAVERAAAGIESLRADFDAADTAQLRAVTDEVQANVTLAVRTVDGPLWDIAMNVPFVGQNVDAVRRVTHAVDVLVDRALPAGLQFMAATDFDRLAVAGGGIDLEPFRQVQSSIPEIAAAFSEAQAIVAPIDTSTLLPEVGESISDILGFIDLATPALGVAEKYLPTLLDMAGSAGTKTYLLMFQNNAEIRATGGNPAASMIVTLTDGKLGYVDQGSSQTFYDAGTQGNEYVPLPGETMAIYLPTLTRHSQDFTFTPDFPTTAQLFQALWTHTTGATFDGVVSIDPVVLAHMLAVSGPVTLGTGELLTADNAVKVLLSDAYERYPVGADSDAFFADAARQVFDHLTSSSWDPLQMLAALEQSAKEQRINLAFTDPAAQALAVEFGLDGALAGDTTTQTQVGIYLNDSAVSKLDYHLATAVTATCDAAARTITTTMTMHNGITDDIRSNYTLGYRNRQLGVPRTTMILDVLFFAPPGAQITQTVPARGDVARWERSGVEKGNTAVSKTVFIGKGATETVSFTAVLPAGELGPLRLRHTPTATTTPVTVDASCTALFPAASDR; encoded by the coding sequence GTGACGAGGGGGATCGTCACGCGCTCCGAACCCGAGGGTGCGCAAACTGGGGCCGTTCTCGATGCTGAGGCGACGCCTGTAGCGACGCGCCACCGGCGCGCGTGGCCGTGGATCGTGGTCGCGTTGCTCACCGTGCTGCTGGTGGGTGGCGTCGTCGCCGGCGCCTTCGCGATGCAGTTCTGGTCGGAGGCGCAGCGCGCCCGCGCCGCCGTCGAGCGGGCGGCGGCCGGGATCGAATCGCTGCGCGCCGATTTCGATGCTGCCGACACGGCGCAGCTGCGCGCCGTGACCGACGAGGTCCAGGCGAACGTCACACTCGCCGTCCGCACGGTCGACGGGCCACTGTGGGACATCGCGATGAACGTGCCGTTCGTCGGGCAGAACGTCGATGCGGTGCGACGCGTGACGCATGCGGTCGACGTGCTCGTGGACCGTGCGCTGCCGGCCGGGCTGCAGTTCATGGCCGCGACCGACTTCGACCGGCTCGCCGTGGCGGGCGGCGGGATCGACCTCGAGCCCTTCCGGCAGGTGCAGAGCTCGATTCCCGAGATCGCGGCGGCCTTCAGCGAGGCGCAGGCGATCGTGGCGCCCATCGACACCTCGACGCTGCTCCCCGAGGTCGGGGAGTCGATCTCCGACATCCTCGGCTTCATCGACCTCGCGACGCCCGCCCTGGGCGTGGCCGAGAAGTATCTGCCGACGCTGCTCGACATGGCCGGCTCGGCGGGCACCAAGACGTACCTGCTGATGTTCCAGAACAACGCCGAGATCCGTGCCACGGGCGGCAATCCCGCCGCGAGCATGATCGTGACGCTCACCGACGGCAAGCTGGGCTACGTCGATCAGGGCAGCTCGCAGACGTTCTACGACGCGGGCACGCAGGGCAACGAGTACGTGCCCCTTCCCGGCGAGACCATGGCGATCTACCTGCCCACGCTGACGAGGCACTCGCAGGACTTCACCTTCACCCCCGACTTCCCGACGACGGCGCAGCTGTTCCAGGCGCTGTGGACCCACACGACGGGCGCGACATTCGACGGCGTCGTCTCCATCGATCCCGTGGTGCTCGCCCACATGCTCGCGGTGTCGGGGCCGGTGACGCTCGGCACCGGTGAGCTGCTCACGGCCGACAACGCGGTCAAGGTGCTGCTGAGCGACGCGTACGAGCGCTATCCGGTCGGAGCCGATTCGGACGCCTTCTTCGCGGATGCTGCGCGGCAGGTGTTCGATCACCTCACGTCGTCGTCATGGGATCCGCTGCAAATGCTCGCCGCGCTCGAGCAGTCGGCGAAGGAACAGCGCATCAACCTCGCGTTCACCGATCCGGCGGCGCAGGCGCTCGCCGTGGAGTTCGGCCTCGACGGCGCCCTCGCCGGCGACACCACCACGCAGACGCAGGTGGGGATCTATCTGAACGACTCGGCGGTCAGCAAGCTCGACTACCACCTCGCCACCGCTGTCACCGCGACGTGCGATGCCGCGGCACGCACCATCACGACCACGATGACGATGCACAACGGGATCACCGACGACATCCGCAGCAACTACACCCTGGGGTACCGCAACAGGCAGCTGGGGGTGCCGCGCACCACGATGATCCTCGACGTACTGTTCTTCGCGCCGCCCGGCGCACAGATCACGCAGACGGTTCCCGCGCGCGGGGACGTCGCGCGGTGGGAGCGCAGCGGCGTGGAGAAGGGCAACACGGCGGTGAGCAAGACCGTGTTCATCGGCAAGGGGGCGACCGAGACGGTCTCGTTCACCGCCGTGTTGCCCGCGGGCGAGCTCGGTCCGCTGCGGCTGCGTCATACCCCGACGGCGACCACGACTCCCGTCACGGTCGACGCGAGCTGCACCGCTCTCTTCCCCGCGGCCTCCGATCGCTGA
- a CDS encoding PAS domain-containing sensor histidine kinase, translating to MATGAARPTFAVGAPDGRTRSIWLTQLVLAASVLITAILVMALQPAIFGRWNFLAGTFAVVVLSIATLAVPWSRLPTLAVLVIPFADAVAIGLMSSGMELRLGYLWGFPVMWVAMHFRATALAALLAMIGVILLVDSAVSTGSVAPLRAFVVLLSLTFIGIIAHLALRRTRSLRRLLQRQADRLTATYTRRADQERRTSEILNGVDTGIARISDDGSVLAVNDAYSRLYGLDPLDPTLPARSVEYTGRRGMPVPFSERPFARAARGETFTDASVWLFTAAGEWRALSVTAKRLAAGGGEGSNILLLVHDVTALTYAQRERERFTAMASHELKHPLTVMIGNAELALELDDLTPRTRERFESIVAASDRMLTMVQTLGTTSNRGFSFRDEVDDIDLRQILLESVASFRPTAVSGDISIDVQADETLPITADGFRLRQVVDNVVSNAIKYTPRDGRVRITGDVEGHQVVLSVADTGIGIAADDLANILTPYFRTEEAKKTSGGTGLGLGISNDIVLAHGGTLSIDSEAGVGTTVTIRLPLAGELAGDPAARPETRRDTEGRA from the coding sequence ATGGCTACCGGGGCTGCACGACCGACGTTCGCGGTGGGCGCGCCCGACGGCCGTACCCGGTCGATCTGGCTGACGCAGCTCGTGCTCGCCGCGAGCGTGCTCATCACGGCGATACTCGTGATGGCGCTGCAGCCGGCGATCTTCGGCCGCTGGAACTTCCTCGCGGGCACGTTCGCGGTCGTCGTGCTCTCGATCGCCACGCTGGCCGTGCCGTGGTCGCGGCTGCCCACGCTCGCGGTGCTCGTGATCCCGTTCGCCGACGCCGTCGCCATCGGCCTGATGTCCAGCGGCATGGAGCTGCGCCTCGGCTACCTGTGGGGCTTCCCCGTGATGTGGGTCGCGATGCACTTCCGGGCGACCGCGCTCGCGGCGCTCCTCGCGATGATCGGGGTCATCCTCCTGGTCGACTCGGCGGTCTCCACGGGCAGCGTCGCCCCACTGCGCGCCTTCGTCGTGCTGCTGTCGCTGACGTTCATCGGCATCATCGCCCATCTGGCACTGCGCAGAACCCGCTCGCTGCGACGACTGCTCCAGCGGCAGGCCGATCGCCTCACGGCCACCTACACGCGCAGGGCCGACCAGGAGCGGCGCACCAGCGAGATCCTCAACGGCGTCGACACCGGCATCGCCCGCATCTCCGACGACGGCTCCGTGCTCGCCGTCAACGACGCGTACTCGCGTCTGTACGGCCTCGACCCGCTCGACCCGACGCTGCCCGCCCGCTCCGTCGAGTACACGGGGCGGCGCGGCATGCCGGTGCCGTTCTCCGAGCGGCCGTTCGCGCGCGCCGCACGCGGTGAGACCTTCACGGATGCGTCGGTCTGGCTGTTCACCGCAGCCGGCGAGTGGCGCGCGCTCTCGGTGACCGCCAAGCGCCTCGCCGCCGGCGGAGGCGAGGGCTCCAACATCCTCCTCCTCGTCCATGACGTGACCGCCCTCACCTACGCCCAGCGCGAGCGGGAGCGTTTCACCGCGATGGCCTCACATGAGCTGAAGCACCCGCTCACGGTGATGATCGGCAACGCGGAGCTCGCCCTCGAGCTCGACGACCTCACCCCGCGCACGCGTGAGCGATTCGAATCGATCGTCGCGGCGAGCGATCGCATGCTGACGATGGTCCAGACGCTGGGCACGACCTCGAACCGCGGATTCTCGTTCCGCGACGAGGTGGACGACATCGACCTGCGTCAGATCCTGCTCGAGTCGGTCGCCTCGTTCCGCCCGACCGCCGTCTCGGGCGACATCTCGATCGACGTTCAGGCCGACGAGACGCTGCCGATCACCGCCGACGGGTTCCGGCTGCGGCAGGTCGTCGACAACGTCGTGAGCAACGCGATCAAGTACACCCCGCGAGACGGCCGCGTGCGCATCACCGGTGACGTCGAGGGCCACCAGGTCGTGCTGTCGGTCGCGGACACCGGCATCGGCATCGCGGCGGACGATCTGGCCAACATCCTCACGCCGTACTTCCGCACCGAGGAAGCCAAGAAGACGTCCGGCGGCACCGGCCTCGGCCTCGGCATCAGCAACGACATCGTGCTCGCCCACGGCGGCACGCTCTCGATCGACAGCGAGGCCGGGGTCGGCACCACCGTCACGATCCGCCTGCCCCTGGCCGGCGAGCTGGCCGGGGATCCGGCCGCGCGGCCGGAGACCCGGCGCGACACAGAAGGACGAGCATGA
- a CDS encoding glycosyltransferase family 2 protein codes for MTDIVPLSRSKRTRHGDAPASLEDVTTVHGHARRFADDFEAVLDDTSVHRSTIGCVIPAYNEEESIAQVIESLLGQTRVPDVIHVVVNNTSDATVKLASQYAGPHEVVTELGEQFTEVFVHDIGKNPDKKVGALNYGYTLVEGYDYLLGVDGDTVADAKAVEYLEAEATSDTRIGGISAIYSIDDKPIKGALAKFLTTGQRSQFAAFNLHNLLRGRNMAVLGGQFSIFSTHALRDVMKENHQSTPWVKDSEVEDSLLSLQIKSAGYLTKISPFARADVGGMTTLRALDAQQVKWTYGAIELMWPGQRGDTKGQPFHPNLRVRWLEHFDMLMNMFVRVAFITLLAASLSIGAFVFSYWWLIPPVVALALNTRMALTMNNRNARDIIFGLTLVPAEIYMWIRCSHFVRSWTRFLSRKKVDNWAMQAKAERGGGFGHWTPLILAVAVIAAMVAIWMMLPVMVQSTVLWIGWPIVGVVTALQTLSMFFKLIRRHHGYKV; via the coding sequence GTGACCGACATCGTCCCCCTCAGCCGCAGCAAGCGGACGCGCCACGGTGACGCCCCTGCTTCGCTCGAGGACGTCACGACTGTCCACGGTCACGCCCGCAGATTCGCCGACGACTTCGAGGCCGTGCTCGACGACACGTCGGTGCACCGCTCGACCATCGGCTGCGTGATCCCCGCGTACAACGAGGAGGAGTCGATCGCCCAGGTGATCGAGTCGCTGCTCGGCCAGACGCGCGTGCCGGATGTCATCCACGTCGTCGTCAACAACACGTCCGACGCGACCGTCAAGCTCGCGTCGCAGTACGCCGGCCCGCACGAGGTCGTCACCGAGCTCGGTGAGCAGTTCACCGAGGTCTTCGTCCACGACATCGGCAAGAACCCCGACAAGAAGGTCGGTGCGCTCAACTACGGCTACACGCTGGTCGAGGGCTACGACTACCTGCTCGGCGTCGACGGCGACACCGTGGCCGACGCGAAGGCCGTCGAGTACCTCGAGGCCGAGGCCACGAGCGACACCCGCATCGGCGGCATCTCGGCGATCTACTCGATCGACGACAAGCCGATCAAGGGCGCCCTGGCGAAGTTCCTCACGACCGGTCAGCGCTCGCAGTTCGCGGCCTTCAACCTGCACAACCTGCTTCGCGGCCGCAACATGGCGGTGCTCGGCGGCCAGTTCTCGATCTTCTCGACGCACGCCCTGCGTGACGTCATGAAGGAGAACCACCAGTCGACGCCGTGGGTGAAGGACTCCGAGGTCGAGGACTCGCTGCTCTCGCTGCAGATCAAGAGCGCCGGCTACCTCACCAAGATCAGCCCCTTCGCCCGCGCCGACGTCGGCGGCATGACGACCCTCCGCGCACTCGACGCGCAGCAGGTGAAGTGGACCTACGGCGCGATCGAGCTCATGTGGCCGGGCCAGCGCGGTGACACCAAGGGTCAGCCGTTCCACCCGAACCTGCGCGTCCGGTGGCTCGAGCACTTCGACATGCTCATGAACATGTTCGTGCGTGTGGCGTTCATCACCCTGCTGGCGGCATCGCTGTCGATCGGCGCGTTCGTCTTCTCGTACTGGTGGCTCATCCCGCCGGTGGTCGCGCTCGCGCTGAACACCCGCATGGCGCTGACGATGAACAACCGCAATGCGCGGGACATCATCTTCGGCCTGACGCTGGTCCCGGCGGAGATCTACATGTGGATCCGCTGCAGCCACTTCGTGCGCTCCTGGACCCGGTTCCTGTCGCGCAAGAAGGTCGACAACTGGGCCATGCAGGCGAAGGCCGAGCGCGGCGGCGGCTTCGGCCACTGGACGCCGCTCATCCTCGCGGTCGCCGTCATCGCCGCGATGGTCGCGATCTGGATGATGCTCCCCGTGATGGTGCAGTCCACCGTCCTGTGGATCGGCTGGCCGATCGTCGGCGTCGTCACGGCGCTGCAGACGCTGTCCATGTTCTTCAAGCTCATCCGTCGACATCACGGATACAAGGTCTGA
- a CDS encoding LPXTG cell wall anchor domain-containing protein: protein MPHIADLPTPRLFPRTALVATLALGAVLAVPAAANASTIYPPSGSCTATPTAQAGGTISFECDAETFSPDEAITITVTGENGAAARIGMVRFAITTASGTASSEADGSLAAVDITLPSNATGTYNIAAVSSTSAGGTAAVTITGADGLPATGLDQGQTLGLWIGGGALLLAGAALAVVAAVRRSRDSR, encoded by the coding sequence ATGCCCCACATCGCAGATCTCCCCACGCCCAGGCTTTTTCCCCGAACCGCTCTCGTCGCAACGCTCGCTCTCGGAGCGGTTCTCGCGGTGCCCGCGGCGGCGAACGCATCGACCATCTACCCTCCCTCGGGGTCGTGCACGGCGACTCCGACGGCGCAGGCCGGCGGCACCATCTCGTTCGAGTGCGACGCCGAGACCTTCTCGCCCGACGAGGCCATCACCATCACCGTCACCGGTGAGAACGGCGCTGCCGCGCGCATCGGCATGGTGAGGTTCGCGATCACCACGGCGAGCGGCACCGCCTCTTCCGAGGCCGACGGCTCGCTCGCGGCGGTCGACATCACACTCCCCTCGAACGCCACGGGCACCTACAACATCGCCGCGGTGTCGTCGACGTCGGCAGGCGGCACGGCCGCCGTCACCATCACCGGTGCCGATGGACTGCCCGCGACGGGCCTCGACCAGGGTCAGACCCTCGGCCTCTGGATCGGCGGCGGGGCCCTCCTGCTCGCCGGTGCCGCGCTCGCGGTCGTGGCCGCGGTGCGCCGCTCGCGCGACTCGCGCTGA
- a CDS encoding endonuclease/exonuclease/phosphatase family protein: MKVISYNLRKHRAAGELAHLVERHGADVLCLQEADTSDIPEEISGLRLADSTQRNRLGLAVYYRENTYRAVEVRALALKKSLHDRVLKPAEERLLGVRLHDIDENTDVIVASFHAAPLTALNSLRRHQIRTALGELQQLGEGLPALMVGDYNYPVFKERLGQHIREQGYELNLSDSRTYTRYRFFRGHYDFATSIGFEIDRVRTLPQGLSDHLPILVTAHPAPGVRRVVEIADPEAAAAATGTSGAA, translated from the coding sequence ATGAAGGTCATCTCGTACAACCTGCGCAAGCACCGGGCGGCGGGGGAGCTTGCCCACCTGGTCGAGCGGCATGGCGCGGATGTGCTGTGCCTTCAGGAAGCCGACACGTCCGACATCCCCGAAGAGATCTCGGGGCTGCGGCTGGCCGACTCGACGCAGCGCAACCGCCTCGGGCTCGCCGTCTACTACCGCGAGAACACGTACCGCGCGGTCGAGGTGCGGGCGCTGGCGCTCAAGAAGTCGCTCCACGACCGCGTGCTCAAGCCCGCGGAGGAGCGACTGCTCGGCGTCCGGCTGCACGACATCGACGAGAATACCGACGTGATCGTGGCGTCGTTCCACGCGGCTCCGTTGACCGCGTTGAACTCGCTGCGCCGGCACCAGATCCGCACGGCGCTCGGCGAGCTGCAGCAGCTGGGCGAGGGGCTGCCGGCGCTCATGGTCGGCGACTACAACTACCCGGTGTTCAAGGAGCGGCTGGGGCAGCACATCCGCGAGCAGGGGTACGAGCTGAACCTGTCGGACTCGCGCACGTACACGCGCTATCGCTTCTTCCGCGGCCACTACGACTTCGCGACGTCGATCGGGTTCGAGATCGACCGGGTGCGCACGCTGCCGCAGGGGCTGAGCGACCACCTGCCGATCCTCGTGACCGCGCACCCCGCTCCGGGTGTGCGCCGCGTGGTCGAGATCGCCGACCCCGAGGCGGCGGCCGCCGCCACCGGGACGTCCGGCGCCGCCTGA
- a CDS encoding DUF4012 domain-containing protein produces the protein MTDSPLPRSVRRGGVVFAAVLGGLLILAVVATVWIAVRGALAYSHLNDAQQTASAVRENLSDPAAASDAIAALAADTEAAHAMTSDPVWELAEGLPWVGPQLAAVSTVAESLDGVTSTALRPLSEVAASFQVDALRPQDGRIDLAPLQQISGAAQTASDGVGAAAASVSSIDRTALVAPVREAVEEVDGLLTDAGVATDALARATQLLPSMLGADAPRDYLVLFQNNAEWRSLGGIPGAMALIHTEGGALSLAAQESSSDYPRYDDAVLPLGDEVTAIYGERPGRWIQNVTQVPDFAVSGALAREMWARQHGGQQVDGVISLDPVALSYLLEATGPITLPTGDVLAPDNAVQLLLNDVYARYTRPADQDAFFAMAAAAVFERLSSGDVDPAGLVGALTRAGDEDRLLLWSTHENEQSLLADTTLAGGLPASDEDAARFGVYVNDGTGSKMDFYQNATTALAWSSCTLDAAGSATGDAVLTVTIGNTAPADAASLPPYITGDSGFGVPAGITRTVGYLYLPEGFELVDATMSDGTGFGGGTHDGRRVVSFAVDLPPGGSVTAKLTARTTEPAAATLEAVTTPTLTPPAAVAAVCGGS, from the coding sequence GTGACCGACTCTCCCCTGCCCCGCTCCGTGCGCCGCGGGGGCGTCGTGTTCGCCGCCGTGCTCGGCGGCCTGCTCATCCTCGCCGTGGTCGCCACGGTGTGGATCGCGGTGCGCGGCGCCCTCGCCTACAGCCACCTCAACGATGCGCAGCAGACCGCGAGCGCGGTGCGGGAGAACCTCTCCGATCCTGCCGCAGCGAGCGACGCGATCGCCGCCCTCGCCGCCGACACCGAGGCCGCGCACGCGATGACCTCCGACCCGGTGTGGGAGCTGGCCGAGGGGCTCCCCTGGGTCGGCCCGCAGCTGGCCGCGGTATCCACCGTCGCCGAGTCCCTCGACGGCGTCACGAGCACCGCCCTCCGTCCGCTCTCGGAGGTCGCCGCCTCGTTCCAGGTCGACGCGCTCCGACCCCAGGACGGACGCATCGACCTCGCGCCGCTGCAACAGATCAGCGGCGCTGCGCAGACCGCGAGCGACGGGGTCGGTGCGGCGGCAGCATCCGTCTCATCCATCGATCGCACCGCGCTCGTCGCGCCCGTCCGCGAGGCCGTGGAAGAGGTGGACGGGCTGCTCACCGACGCCGGAGTCGCCACCGACGCACTCGCCCGTGCCACCCAGCTGCTGCCGTCGATGCTCGGCGCCGACGCGCCGCGCGACTACCTGGTGCTGTTCCAGAACAACGCCGAGTGGCGCTCGCTCGGCGGGATCCCGGGCGCGATGGCGCTCATCCACACCGAAGGCGGCGCGCTCAGCCTCGCCGCGCAGGAGTCCTCGAGCGACTACCCCCGTTATGACGACGCGGTGCTGCCGCTCGGCGACGAGGTCACCGCGATCTACGGGGAGCGCCCGGGCCGGTGGATCCAGAACGTCACCCAGGTGCCTGACTTCGCCGTCAGCGGCGCGCTCGCCCGCGAGATGTGGGCGCGGCAGCACGGCGGGCAGCAGGTCGACGGGGTGATCTCGCTCGACCCGGTCGCGCTGTCCTACCTGCTCGAGGCGACAGGCCCCATCACCCTTCCGACGGGCGACGTGCTCGCTCCCGACAACGCCGTGCAGCTCCTCCTCAACGACGTCTACGCCCGCTACACGCGCCCCGCCGACCAGGACGCCTTCTTCGCCATGGCGGCGGCCGCCGTGTTCGAGAGGCTCTCGAGCGGCGACGTCGATCCGGCCGGCCTCGTCGGCGCCCTCACCCGCGCCGGTGACGAGGATCGCCTGCTGCTGTGGAGCACGCACGAGAACGAGCAGAGCCTGCTCGCCGACACGACGCTCGCCGGCGGCCTGCCCGCGTCGGACGAGGACGCCGCGCGGTTCGGCGTGTACGTCAACGACGGCACCGGCTCCAAGATGGATTTCTACCAGAACGCGACGACGGCACTCGCGTGGTCGAGCTGCACCCTCGACGCGGCCGGATCCGCGACAGGCGACGCCGTGCTGACGGTCACGATCGGAAACACCGCGCCAGCGGATGCGGCATCCCTTCCCCCGTACATCACCGGCGACAGCGGCTTCGGGGTTCCCGCGGGCATCACCCGCACCGTCGGGTACCTGTACCTGCCGGAGGGCTTCGAGCTCGTCGACGCGACCATGTCGGACGGCACGGGATTCGGCGGCGGCACGCACGACGGACGCCGCGTGGTGAGCTTCGCGGTCGACCTTCCTCCGGGGGGATCTGTGACCGCGAAACTCACCGCCCGGACGACCGAACCTGCCGCCGCGACGCTCGAAGCGGTCACCACACCGACGCTCACCCCGCCGGCCGCAGTTGCCGCGGTGTGCGGCGGTTCGTAG